A genomic segment from Cyanobium sp. NIES-981 encodes:
- a CDS encoding methyltransferase domain-containing protein: MLSSSEPMVSSPDQTSRDQAVTSQVRAYYGEVLSSSADLRTSACCDATAVPGELKPLLARIHPEVLTRYYGCGLVVPPLLEGLRVLDLGCGTGRDVYLLAQLVGRGGEVVGVDMTAEQLAVARAHQAFHAEQFGFANVRFLEGRIEALGELDLEPASFDVVISNCVVNLSTDKQAVLEGVHWLLRPGGEFYFADVYADRRVPEHLRHDPVLYGECLGGALYWNDFLRVARRAGFPDPRLVEDRPLEITDPELAGRIGELGFHSATYRLFRIADLEDACEDHGQAVIYRGSIPGHPHRFPFDKHHRLEAGRVFPVCGNTFRMLAESRLASHFDFIGDFSRHYGLFPGCGGALPFSPRRAGEEPGTGGLEAGSCC; the protein is encoded by the coding sequence ATGCTGTCCAGCTCCGAGCCGATGGTGTCCAGCCCCGACCAGACCAGCCGCGACCAGGCCGTCACCAGCCAGGTGCGGGCCTACTACGGCGAGGTGCTCAGCAGCAGCGCAGACCTGCGCACCAGTGCCTGCTGCGATGCCACGGCCGTGCCGGGGGAGCTCAAACCCCTGCTGGCCCGGATCCACCCGGAGGTGCTGACGCGCTACTACGGCTGCGGCCTGGTGGTGCCGCCACTGCTGGAGGGCCTGCGCGTGCTGGATCTGGGCTGCGGCACCGGGCGCGATGTCTATCTGCTGGCCCAGCTGGTGGGCCGCGGCGGCGAGGTGGTGGGGGTGGACATGACGGCCGAGCAACTGGCGGTGGCCCGCGCGCACCAGGCCTTCCATGCCGAGCAGTTCGGCTTCGCCAATGTGCGCTTCCTGGAGGGGCGGATCGAGGCACTGGGCGAGCTCGATCTCGAGCCCGCCAGTTTCGATGTGGTGATCTCCAACTGCGTGGTGAACCTCTCCACCGACAAGCAGGCCGTGCTGGAGGGTGTCCATTGGCTGTTGCGACCGGGCGGGGAGTTCTATTTCGCCGACGTCTACGCCGATCGCCGCGTGCCCGAGCACCTGCGCCACGATCCGGTGCTCTACGGCGAATGCCTCGGCGGGGCGCTCTACTGGAACGACTTCCTCCGGGTTGCCCGCCGGGCGGGCTTCCCCGATCCGCGGCTGGTGGAGGACCGCCCTCTGGAGATCACCGACCCCGAGCTGGCCGGCCGCATCGGTGAGCTGGGCTTCCACTCCGCCACCTACCGCCTGTTCCGCATCGCGGACCTGGAGGATGCCTGCGAGGACCATGGTCAGGCCGTGATCTACCGGGGGTCGATCCCTGGCCATCCCCACCGGTTCCCCTTCGACAAGCACCACCGCCTTGAGGCGGGTCGGGTCTTCCCGGTGTGTGGGAACACCTTTCGCATGCTGGCCGAAAGCCGCCTGGCCAGCCACTTCGACTTCATCGGTGACTTCAGCCGCCACTACGGCCTGTTCCCGGGCTGCGGTGGTGCGCTGCCCTTCTCGCCAAGGCGCGCGGGCGAAGAGCCTGGGACCGGCGGCCTCGAGGCCGGCAGCTGCTGCTGA
- a CDS encoding 4a-hydroxytetrahydrobiopterin dehydratase, whose translation MALADETCIPCRDGGPTLEAGELEELLPELPGWNVVDGHHLSRRLEFPDFASALSWLNSAGAICEEQGHHADFQVGWGYVGMDLFTHKAGGVTRADVVLAAKLDALPPVSSGPV comes from the coding sequence ATGGCCCTGGCGGACGAAACCTGCATTCCCTGTCGTGACGGCGGACCCACCCTGGAGGCCGGGGAGCTCGAGGAGCTGCTCCCCGAACTTCCGGGCTGGAACGTTGTCGACGGCCACCATCTCAGCAGGCGGCTGGAGTTCCCGGATTTCGCCTCGGCCCTGAGCTGGCTCAACAGCGCTGGCGCCATCTGCGAGGAGCAGGGGCACCATGCGGATTTCCAGGTTGGCTGGGGCTACGTGGGGATGGACCTGTTCACCCACAAGGCGGGAGGAGTGACCCGGGCCGATGTGGTGCTTGCCGCCAAGCTCGATGCGCTGCCACCGGTCTCTTCCGGGCCGGTCTGA
- a CDS encoding gamma carbonic anhydrase family protein, producing MACSPSWPDPQIHPDAWVAASAVVIGDVQLAAGASLWPTAVARGDVCPIRIGKGSNVQDGAVLHGDPGQPVTIGADVTIGHRAVIHGATLEDGCLIGIGAVVLNGVTVGEGALVGAGSVVTRDVPPGVLVMGAPARPRRELSPEAIAAQREHALGYRQLAMAHAGRAST from the coding sequence ATGGCGTGCTCCCCCTCCTGGCCCGACCCGCAGATCCATCCCGATGCCTGGGTGGCGGCCAGCGCGGTGGTGATCGGCGATGTGCAGCTGGCCGCAGGGGCCAGCCTCTGGCCCACGGCCGTGGCCCGGGGCGACGTCTGCCCGATCCGGATCGGCAAGGGCAGCAACGTGCAGGACGGTGCCGTGCTGCATGGCGACCCCGGCCAGCCCGTGACCATCGGTGCCGACGTGACGATCGGCCACCGGGCTGTGATCCATGGCGCCACCCTGGAGGACGGCTGCCTGATCGGCATCGGCGCCGTGGTGCTCAACGGCGTGACCGTGGGGGAAGGGGCCCTGGTGGGTGCTGGATCGGTGGTGACCCGGGATGTGCCGCCAGGCGTGCTGGTGATGGGCGCACCGGCACGGCCCAGGCGGGAGCTCAGCCCCGAGGCCATCGCGGCCCAGCGTGAGCATGCCCTGGGCTACCGCCAGCTGGCGATGGCCCACGCCGGCCGGGCCAGCACTTAA
- a CDS encoding photosystem II protein Y, whose protein sequence is MDARLVLVAAPILLAAGWAVFHIGRAAVGQLQLMIKRARA, encoded by the coding sequence ATGGACGCACGGCTGGTGCTGGTTGCCGCTCCGATCCTGCTCGCCGCCGGCTGGGCCGTGTTCCACATCGGCCGCGCCGCCGTGGGCCAGCTGCAGCTGATGATCAAGCGCGCCCGCGCCTGA
- the trmFO gene encoding FADH(2)-oxidizing methylenetetrahydrofolate--tRNA-(uracil(54)-C(5))-methyltransferase TrmFO translates to MHSPAGQPLLVVGAGLAGTEAAWQIAQAGLPVRLVEMRPVRRSPAHHSGEFAELVCSNSFGALSSDRAAGLLQEELRRLGSLVITTADQHAVPAGGALAVDRGRYSAALTAALEQHPLVTVERREETELPGPSQIAVLATGPLTSEPLAEQLRAFTGRADCHFFDAASPIVEGESIDLSVAFRASRYDKGDADYINCPMDREQYLAFREALLAAEQAELKDFETESASFFEGCLPIEELARRGEDTMRYGPLKPIGLWDSRWGDVNDREVRRANRAYAVVQLRQEDRDGRLWNLVGFQTNLRWGEQKRVLRLIPGLENAEFVRFGVMHRNTFLEAPQLLDPTLQFRQRPTLLAAGQITGTEGYAAAVAGGWLAGTNAARLARGLEPLALPPTTMIGALTHFIAEAPSGKFQPMPPNFGLLPELPERIKGKRERYGAYRDRALTALTAWREELLLPNALTA, encoded by the coding sequence GTGCACAGCCCCGCCGGCCAGCCCCTTCTGGTGGTCGGTGCCGGCCTGGCCGGCACTGAAGCGGCCTGGCAGATCGCCCAGGCCGGTCTGCCGGTGCGTCTGGTGGAGATGCGCCCCGTGCGGCGCTCCCCGGCCCACCACAGCGGCGAATTCGCCGAGCTGGTGTGCAGCAACAGCTTCGGGGCCCTCAGCAGCGACCGGGCCGCGGGCCTGCTGCAGGAGGAGCTGCGGCGGCTGGGCTCCCTGGTGATCACCACCGCCGACCAGCACGCCGTGCCCGCCGGCGGCGCCCTGGCGGTGGACCGGGGCCGCTACAGCGCCGCCCTCACCGCCGCCCTGGAGCAGCACCCGCTGGTGACGGTGGAACGGCGCGAGGAAACCGAGCTTCCCGGCCCAAGCCAGATCGCGGTGCTGGCCACCGGGCCCCTCACCAGCGAGCCGCTGGCGGAGCAGCTGAGGGCCTTCACCGGCCGGGCCGACTGCCACTTCTTCGATGCCGCCAGCCCGATCGTGGAGGGCGAGAGCATCGACCTCTCCGTGGCCTTCCGGGCGTCGCGCTACGACAAGGGCGACGCCGACTACATCAACTGCCCGATGGATCGGGAGCAGTACCTCGCCTTCCGTGAGGCGCTGCTGGCGGCCGAACAGGCCGAGCTCAAGGATTTCGAGACGGAGAGCGCCAGCTTCTTCGAGGGCTGCCTGCCGATCGAGGAACTGGCCCGCCGCGGCGAGGACACGATGCGCTACGGCCCCCTCAAGCCGATCGGTCTCTGGGATTCCCGCTGGGGCGATGTGAACGACCGTGAGGTGCGCCGCGCCAACCGTGCCTACGCCGTGGTGCAGCTGCGCCAGGAGGACAGGGACGGCCGCCTCTGGAACCTGGTGGGCTTCCAGACCAACCTCAGGTGGGGCGAGCAGAAGCGGGTGCTGCGGCTGATCCCGGGCCTGGAGAACGCCGAGTTCGTGCGCTTCGGCGTGATGCACCGCAACACCTTCCTGGAGGCGCCGCAGCTGCTCGATCCCACCCTGCAGTTCCGCCAGCGGCCCACGCTGCTGGCCGCCGGGCAGATCACCGGCACCGAGGGCTATGCGGCAGCGGTGGCCGGCGGCTGGCTGGCCGGCACCAACGCCGCCCGCCTGGCCCGCGGGCTGGAGCCCCTGGCTCTGCCGCCCACCACCATGATCGGCGCCCTCACCCACTTCATCGCCGAGGCCCCGAGCGGCAAGTTCCAGCCGATGCCGCCCAACTTCGGCCTGCTGCCGGAGCTGCCCGAGCGGATCAAGGGCAAACGCGAGCGCTACGGCGCCTACCGCGACCGGGCCCTGACGGCCCTCACGGCCTGGCGGGAGGAGCTGCTGCTCCCCAATGCGCTGACGGCCTGA
- the crtH gene encoding carotenoid isomerase, with product MVVIGAGIGGLVTASQLAAKGAKVLVLERYLIPGGSGGSFRRQGYTFDVGASMIFGFGEEGHTNLLTRALADVGEHCDTIPDPAQLAYHLPGGLEVAVDRDYERFIADLTALFPHEARGIRAFYDTCWQVFRCLDAMPLLSLEDPAYLAKVFFRAPLACLGLARWLPVNVGAVARQHIRDAQLLKFIDMECFCWSVMPADRTPMINAGMVFSDRHAGGINYPRGGVGTIAEKLVAGLERHGGSIRYRARVSRVILENGRAVGVELASGEQIRARRVVSNATRWDTFSGEGSPRSSLVDAAHTPAAEATWRRRYRPSSSFLSLHLGIDAAVVPDGFHCHHLLLERWEAMEAEQGVVFVSMPTLLDPSLAPEGCHILHTFTPSAIEAWKDLGPSAYAAKKEADAARLIQRLEALLPGLQGAIRHREVGTPRTHRRFLGRSGGSYGPIPALNLPGLLPMPFNRTGLPGLYCVGDSCFPGQGLNAVAFSGFACAHRIGADLGLNAWALPA from the coding sequence GTGGTTGTGATCGGTGCCGGCATCGGGGGTCTGGTGACCGCCAGCCAGCTGGCCGCCAAGGGGGCGAAGGTGCTGGTGCTGGAGCGCTACCTGATCCCGGGGGGCAGCGGCGGCAGCTTCCGGCGGCAGGGCTACACCTTCGATGTGGGCGCCTCGATGATCTTCGGCTTCGGCGAGGAGGGCCACACCAACCTGCTCACCCGCGCCCTGGCCGACGTGGGGGAGCACTGCGACACGATTCCGGATCCGGCCCAGCTGGCCTACCACCTGCCCGGCGGGCTGGAGGTGGCGGTGGACCGCGACTACGAGCGGTTCATCGCCGATCTCACCGCCCTCTTTCCCCATGAGGCCCGCGGCATCCGGGCGTTCTACGACACCTGCTGGCAGGTGTTCCGCTGCCTCGATGCGATGCCGCTGCTGTCGCTGGAGGATCCGGCCTACCTGGCCAAGGTGTTCTTCCGGGCGCCGCTGGCCTGCCTGGGCCTGGCCCGCTGGCTGCCGGTGAATGTGGGGGCCGTGGCCCGCCAGCACATCCGCGATGCGCAGCTGCTGAAGTTCATCGACATGGAGTGCTTCTGCTGGAGCGTGATGCCGGCCGATCGCACCCCGATGATCAACGCCGGCATGGTGTTCTCCGACCGCCATGCCGGCGGCATCAACTACCCGCGCGGGGGCGTGGGCACCATCGCCGAGAAACTGGTGGCGGGCCTGGAACGCCACGGGGGCAGCATCCGCTACCGGGCCCGGGTGAGCCGCGTGATCCTGGAGAACGGCCGGGCCGTGGGCGTGGAGCTGGCCAGCGGGGAGCAGATCCGGGCCAGGCGGGTGGTGAGCAACGCCACCCGCTGGGACACCTTCAGCGGCGAGGGCTCGCCGCGCTCCTCCCTGGTGGACGCCGCCCACACCCCCGCCGCCGAGGCCACCTGGCGACGCCGCTACCGGCCCTCCTCCTCGTTTCTCTCCCTGCACCTGGGCATCGACGCCGCCGTGGTGCCCGACGGCTTCCACTGCCACCACCTGCTGCTGGAGCGCTGGGAGGCGATGGAGGCGGAGCAGGGGGTGGTGTTCGTGTCGATGCCCACCCTGCTCGATCCCTCCCTGGCGCCCGAGGGCTGCCACATCCTGCACACCTTCACGCCCAGCGCCATCGAGGCCTGGAAGGATCTCGGCCCCAGTGCCTATGCCGCCAAGAAGGAGGCCGACGCGGCCCGGCTGATCCAGCGGCTGGAGGCCCTGCTGCCGGGACTGCAGGGGGCGATCCGCCACCGGGAGGTGGGCACCCCCCGCACCCATCGCCGCTTCCTCGGCCGCAGCGGGGGCAGCTACGGGCCGATCCCCGCGCTCAACCTGCCCGGACTGCTGCCGATGCCCTTCAACCGCACCGGCCTGCCGGGGCTGTACTGCGTGGGCGATTCCTGTTTCCCCGGCCAGGGCCTCAATGCCGTGGCGTTCAGCGGCTTCGCCTGCGCCCACCGCATCGGTGCCGATCTGGGGCTCAATGCCTGGGCGCTGCCCGCCTGA
- a CDS encoding response regulator transcription factor: MPAQPSPSPQPAADLAKRVLVVDPHATLRTVLAQRLRQDGHLAAAVASASEALEVCRDQSPDLLISAELLDESSALRLASQLRCPVMVLTARAGSEPVVTLLDAGADDVLRKPFGLEELAARCRTLLRRSTTGLQERVCVGPLEVHLLLRQVTLRDQPVELSPREFALLCALLMPPGVVRSRQELLRMAWPPFSGGPRSVDTQVLTLRRKLEQAGLGEGGGIDTVRQQGYRFSLDTLPEAVADSAELLPLGSPGTSINSVA, encoded by the coding sequence GTGCCAGCCCAACCATCCCCATCGCCGCAGCCTGCCGCCGACCTGGCCAAGCGAGTGTTGGTGGTGGATCCCCACGCCACCCTCCGCACGGTGCTGGCCCAGCGTCTGCGCCAGGACGGTCATCTCGCCGCCGCCGTGGCCAGTGCTTCCGAGGCCCTGGAAGTCTGCCGCGACCAGTCGCCCGACCTGCTGATCAGCGCCGAGCTGCTGGATGAGAGCAGTGCCCTGCGCCTGGCCAGCCAGTTGCGTTGCCCCGTGATGGTGCTCACGGCCCGCGCCGGTTCCGAACCCGTGGTGACCCTGCTGGATGCCGGTGCGGACGACGTGCTGCGTAAACCCTTCGGCCTCGAGGAGCTCGCCGCCCGCTGCCGCACCCTGCTGCGGCGCAGCACCACCGGTCTGCAGGAACGGGTCTGCGTCGGCCCGCTGGAGGTGCACCTGCTGCTGCGGCAGGTGACCCTCCGGGACCAGCCGGTGGAGCTGAGTCCACGGGAGTTCGCGCTCCTGTGCGCCCTGCTGATGCCCCCTGGAGTGGTACGCAGCCGCCAGGAACTGCTGCGCATGGCCTGGCCTCCCTTCAGCGGCGGACCCCGCTCCGTGGACACCCAGGTGCTCACTCTGCGACGCAAGCTGGAGCAGGCCGGCCTCGGCGAAGGGGGCGGCATCGACACGGTGCGGCAGCAGGGTTACCGCTTCAGCCTGGACACCCTGCCCGAGGCGGTTGCGGACAGCGCCGAGCTGCTGCCCCTGGGCAGCCCCGGCACCTCGATCAATTCAGTGGCCTGA
- a CDS encoding DUF6761 family protein, with protein MTALQHPDAIRHFQSLCDACQELAHRYHSPADMRLYADGYLHALRRTAVLDPIAQRRLEELVERWIMDPSSFVGANGDPRTLYERETGRH; from the coding sequence ATGACCGCGCTCCAGCATCCCGACGCCATCCGGCATTTCCAGTCGCTCTGTGATGCCTGCCAGGAGCTGGCCCACCGGTATCACAGCCCGGCGGACATGCGCCTCTATGCCGATGGGTACCTGCATGCCCTGCGCCGCACGGCCGTGCTCGATCCCATCGCCCAGCGGCGACTCGAGGAGCTGGTGGAACGCTGGATCATGGATCCCTCCAGCTTCGTCGGGGCGAACGGCGACCCGCGCACCCTCTACGAGCGTGAAACGGGCCGGCACTGA
- the grxD gene encoding Grx4 family monothiol glutaredoxin, which produces MDASVKQRIDSLVAASPIMVFMKGTKLMPQCGFSNNVVQILNALGVPFDTFDVLSDPEIRQGIKEYSEWPTIPQVYLKGEFIGGSDILIEMYNSGELREQLEVALAS; this is translated from the coding sequence ATGGACGCATCCGTCAAGCAGCGCATCGACTCCCTTGTGGCAGCCAGCCCCATCATGGTGTTCATGAAGGGCACCAAGCTCATGCCCCAGTGCGGCTTCTCCAACAACGTGGTGCAGATTCTCAACGCCCTGGGCGTTCCCTTCGACACCTTTGATGTGCTGAGTGATCCGGAGATCCGCCAGGGCATCAAGGAATACTCCGAGTGGCCCACGATTCCCCAGGTCTACCTGAAGGGGGAATTCATCGGCGGCTCCGACATCCTGATCGAGATGTATAACTCCGGCGAACTTCGGGAACAGCTTGAGGTTGCCCTCGCCAGCTGA
- a CDS encoding BolA family protein: protein MVQSDQVKAAIQRAMPDALIDVEDLTGGGDHLQVKVVSSAFAGLTRIRQHQLVYGALRQELASEAIHALALQTSTPS from the coding sequence ATGGTGCAATCTGACCAGGTCAAGGCCGCCATCCAGCGCGCCATGCCGGATGCTCTGATCGATGTGGAGGATCTCACCGGTGGTGGTGATCATCTGCAGGTGAAAGTTGTGTCCAGTGCCTTTGCCGGTCTCACCCGCATCCGGCAGCACCAGCTCGTGTACGGCGCCCTGCGCCAGGAACTGGCCAGCGAGGCGATCCATGCCCTGGCCCTGCAAACCTCAACCCCCAGCTGA
- a CDS encoding 1-acyl-sn-glycerol-3-phosphate acyltransferase, whose translation MTLTGERSAPMAQPEAEGEGRRPGPGGDSASGRSGVATSSREPQVCRGISPWLAPVAMVTTQDLVLPLWFRSITVEGRPHLPSAGPVLLAPTHKARWDALLLPHAAGRRVTGRDCRFMVTIDEMRGLQGWFLQRLGCFPVNQTRPSLASLRYAVDLLAAGEQLVVFPEGRIRREPGPIRLHQGLARLALLAAGRGVSVPVVPVGLAYSHPSPLPCARAAVHVGPPMWIQGEGRDAALAFTRELADALTVLEARASAAIGIPPPSG comes from the coding sequence ATGACTTTGACCGGGGAGCGATCAGCGCCGATGGCCCAGCCGGAGGCGGAGGGCGAAGGCCGAAGACCCGGCCCGGGCGGCGACAGCGCGTCAGGGAGGTCCGGCGTCGCCACCAGTTCGCGGGAGCCGCAGGTGTGCCGCGGCATCAGCCCCTGGTTGGCCCCTGTGGCCATGGTCACCACCCAGGACCTGGTGCTGCCCCTCTGGTTCCGCTCGATCACGGTGGAGGGCCGGCCCCATCTGCCCAGCGCGGGTCCGGTGCTGCTCGCCCCCACCCACAAGGCTCGCTGGGATGCCCTGCTGTTGCCCCACGCCGCCGGCCGCCGTGTCACCGGCCGCGATTGCCGCTTCATGGTCACCATCGATGAGATGCGCGGCCTGCAGGGCTGGTTCCTGCAGCGGCTCGGCTGTTTCCCCGTGAACCAGACGCGGCCCTCCCTGGCCAGCCTCCGGTATGCCGTTGACCTGCTGGCCGCCGGCGAGCAGCTGGTGGTGTTCCCGGAAGGGCGCATCCGCCGCGAGCCGGGGCCGATCCGCCTGCACCAGGGCCTGGCCCGCCTGGCCCTGCTCGCCGCCGGACGGGGGGTGTCGGTGCCCGTGGTCCCGGTCGGCCTGGCCTACAGCCACCCCTCGCCGCTGCCCTGCGCCAGGGCCGCCGTTCATGTCGGCCCCCCGATGTGGATCCAGGGCGAGGGGAGGGACGCGGCCCTGGCCTTCACGCGGGAGCTGGCCGATGCCCTCACGGTGCTGGAGGCCCGGGCCAGCGCGGCCATCGGCATCCCGCCGCCCTCCGGGTAA
- a CDS encoding pyridoxine 5'-phosphate synthase: protein MASLGVNIDHIANVRQARRTVEPDPVTYALLAELGGADGITVHLREDRRHIQDRDVELLRQTVRSRLNLEMAATAAMEATALRLHPDMVTLVPEKRQEVTTEGGLDVAAQTGPLGAMVARLQGEGIGVSLFVDPVAAQLEACQATGARWVELHTGAYAEAGWHEQPRELARLCEGSFIARSLGLRVNAGHGLTYQNVEPVAAIEGMEELNIGHTIVARALAVGLEQAVREMKALVQNPRRDPLFGSLQP, encoded by the coding sequence ATGGCGAGCCTCGGCGTCAACATCGATCACATCGCCAACGTGCGCCAGGCCCGCCGCACCGTGGAGCCCGATCCGGTGACCTACGCCCTGCTGGCGGAACTGGGCGGTGCCGACGGCATCACCGTGCATCTGCGCGAGGACCGCCGCCACATCCAGGACCGGGACGTGGAGCTGCTGCGGCAGACCGTGCGCAGCCGGCTCAACCTCGAGATGGCCGCCACCGCCGCGATGGAGGCGACCGCCCTGCGCCTGCACCCCGACATGGTGACCCTGGTGCCGGAGAAGCGCCAGGAGGTGACCACCGAAGGGGGCCTGGACGTGGCGGCCCAGACCGGCCCCCTCGGCGCGATGGTGGCTCGCCTGCAGGGGGAAGGGATCGGGGTGAGCCTGTTCGTCGATCCGGTTGCCGCCCAGCTCGAGGCCTGTCAGGCCACCGGGGCCCGCTGGGTGGAGCTGCACACCGGCGCCTACGCCGAAGCGGGCTGGCACGAGCAGCCCCGCGAACTGGCCAGGCTCTGTGAAGGCAGCTTCATCGCCCGCAGCCTCGGGCTGCGGGTCAACGCCGGCCACGGACTCACTTACCAGAACGTGGAGCCGGTGGCGGCGATCGAGGGGATGGAAGAACTCAACATCGGCCACACGATCGTGGCTCGGGCCCTTGCCGTGGGCCTGGAGCAGGCGGTGCGGGAGATGAAGGCGCTGGTTCAGAATCCCCGCCGCGACCCCCTGTTCGGCAGCCTGCAGCCATGA
- a CDS encoding MgPME-cyclase complex family protein: MTTYHFVAASEPFLTVEEPLEEVLRERVRNYGEKGKAIDFWLVRRPAFLEAPALAAASASVPRPAAAVVSTDEKFITFLKLRLEFVLVGQFESPSEAIPDPLASLS; the protein is encoded by the coding sequence ATGACCACCTACCACTTCGTCGCCGCCAGCGAGCCGTTCCTCACCGTGGAGGAGCCGCTGGAGGAGGTGCTGCGGGAGCGGGTGCGCAACTACGGCGAGAAGGGCAAGGCGATCGACTTCTGGCTCGTGCGGCGGCCCGCCTTCCTCGAAGCTCCCGCCCTCGCCGCCGCCAGCGCTTCGGTGCCCCGGCCCGCCGCCGCTGTGGTCTCCACCGATGAGAAGTTCATCACCTTCCTGAAGCTGCGGCTGGAGTTCGTTCTGGTGGGCCAGTTCGAGAGCCCCAGCGAGGCCATCCCCGATCCGCTCGCCAGCCTCAGCTGA
- a CDS encoding metallophosphoesterase, with translation MSSPSAPARHWVIGDVHGCAEALQQLVKELPSGDRLVLCGDVINRGPQIERSMELAWALVCSGRAVWLQGNHEADLVKALGRGDWQAEQTLAGCDTYRQLGDRSCRLWLDRLASLPLTYAGDGWVATHAGFDPTTWEPSLTVRMPFWEAYDGRFGDVIVAHTPGHGVRRQARGRIVLIDTGACYGGLLSAYCPETGCSRSVPGARPWFMRTGLGNETRDALRQVCRS, from the coding sequence ATGTCGTCCCCCTCAGCCCCTGCCCGCCACTGGGTCATCGGGGATGTTCACGGCTGTGCGGAAGCCCTGCAACAGCTGGTGAAGGAGCTGCCGAGCGGTGATCGACTCGTGCTCTGCGGCGACGTGATCAACCGGGGCCCCCAGATCGAGCGCAGCATGGAGCTGGCCTGGGCCCTGGTGTGCAGCGGGCGGGCCGTGTGGCTCCAGGGCAACCACGAGGCCGATCTGGTGAAGGCCCTGGGCCGGGGCGACTGGCAGGCCGAGCAGACCCTCGCCGGCTGCGACACCTACCGGCAACTGGGCGACCGCAGCTGCCGGCTGTGGCTCGATCGGCTGGCCTCGCTGCCCCTCACCTACGCCGGCGACGGCTGGGTGGCCACCCACGCCGGTTTCGATCCCACCACCTGGGAACCCTCGCTCACGGTGAGGATGCCGTTCTGGGAGGCCTACGACGGCCGCTTCGGCGACGTGATCGTCGCCCACACCCCCGGCCATGGGGTGCGCCGGCAGGCCCGGGGAAGGATCGTGCTGATCGACACCGGCGCCTGCTACGGGGGCCTGCTCTCGGCCTACTGCCCGGAAACCGGCTGCAGCCGCAGCGTGCCGGGGGCGCGCCCCTGGTTCATGCGGACGGGGCTCGGGAACGAAACCCGCGACGCCCTGCGTCAGGTCTGCCGCTCCTGA